One window from the genome of Oncorhynchus kisutch isolate 150728-3 linkage group LG21, Okis_V2, whole genome shotgun sequence encodes:
- the lpar3 gene encoding lysophosphatidic acid receptor 3 codes for MASQNKCYHDEPMSFFYNNSNQTKDDWNSTQLILVQVVGSLFCCFILVSNAMVIAAIITNKRFHYPFYYLLANLAASDFLAGIAYVYLMFNTGTVSRKLTVRGYFIRQGLLDTSLSASLANLLVIALERYISVMNWKVHSNLTKRRVTLLIVLVWAISIFMGTVPSLGWNCICNLQDCSQLAPIFSRSYLIFWSVSNLVLFLVMVSIYLRIYTYVKRKTAVLSPHTSGSINRKRTPIKLIKTVMTVLGAFVICWTPGLVVLLLDGLHCQQCEVMLFKRWLLLLAVLNSVMNPVIYSYKDDEMWTTFKNLLRCVGNGTRRQRSSRANARPLSSAQETGTTPQTSEEKETTKDSDAQEMLKA; via the exons ATGGCCAGCCAGAACAAATGCTACCATGATGAGCCAATGAGCTTCTTCTACAACAACAGCAACCAGACCAAAGACGACTGGAACTCCACACAGCTCATTCTGGTCCAAGTTGTAGGCTCCCTCTTCTGCTGCTTTATCCTGGTGTCCAACGCCATGGTCATTGCCGCCATCATCACCAACAAGAGGTTCCACTACCCGTTCTACTATCTCCTTGCCAACCTGGCCGCTTCAGACTTCCTCGCTGGAATAGCCTACGTATACCTCATGTTCAACACCGGGACGGTGTCCAGGAAACTAACCGTGAGGGGCTATTTCATTCGTCAAGGACTTCTGGACaccagcctctcagcctctctggcGAACTTGCTAGTGATCGCCTTGGAGCGCTACATCTCTGTGATGAACTGGAAGGTCCACAGTAACTTGACCAAGCGGCGGGTGACCCTGCTCATCGTGCTGGTGTGGGCCATCTCTATCTTCATGGGCACCGTGCCCAGCCTGGGGTGGAACTGCATCTGCAACCTTCAGGACTGCTCCCAGCTGGCGCCCATCTTCAGCCGGAGCTACCTGATTTTCTGGTCCGTGTCCAACCTGGTTTTGTTCCTGGTCATGGTGTCCATCTACCTGCGGATTTACACCTACGTCAAGAGGAAAACGGCGGTGCTCAGCCCGCACACCAGCGGCTCCATCAACCGCAAGAGGACACCCATCAAGCTCATCAAGACAGTCATGACTGTGTTAG GGGCGTTTGTGATCTGCTGGACGCCGGGCCTGGTGGTGCTGCTGCTAGACGGCCTCCATTGCCAGCAGTGCGAGGTGATGCTCTTTAAGCGCTGGCTCCTCCTGCTGGCAGTACTCAACTCGGTCATGAACCCTGTCATCTACTCCTACAAGGATGACGAGATGTGGACCACCTTCAAGAACCTGCTTCGCTGCGTGGGCAATGGCACCCGGCGCCAGCGCTCGTCCAGGGCCAACGCCCGGCCCCTCAGCTCAGCCCAGGAGACGGGCACCACGCCGCAGACCTCTGAGGAGAAGGAGACCACCAAGGACTCGGACGCCCAGGAGATGCTCAAGGCCTGA